In Haloarcula halophila, the genomic window CAAGCCGATCTGTGGCATGACCTCCTCGATGAGAGTGCCGAAGTGGGAGAGTTCTGTCTCCAGCGTCACCGCACGAGCTGGGAACTGCACGTCACCGTCGACTACGAGGTGCAAGAACCCGACTACGACAGTACTGACGATGACGTGACGCCAGTCGGCTTCGACATCGGTGAAGCTCACCTGCTCGCGGGCTGTGCCTGCGAGAATGGGTCACCAAGCAACCCGCTCCTCGTCAACGGCGGGCGTGCCCGCCACCTTCGCAAAGAGATATTCACGACACTCACCCGCCTGCAAGAGCGTGACGCCGCCCAGTGGCGGATAGACGAGCGATTCGACCACTACCAGAACGCACTCACTGACATCATCGAGAAGGCGTCTCGACGTGCCATCGAGTACGCCTGTCGATTCGAGAAGCCTGTTGTCGTTCTGGAAGACCTCTCGTACATCCGCGAAGACCTCGATTACGGCGAGTGGATGAACCGACGCCTCCACGCATGGGCGTTCGCTCGGTTGCAGGGACGCATCGAAGACAAAGCCAGAGCCGCCGGTATTCCTGTCGAGTACGTCTGGCCGGAGTACACCAGCCAGACCTGCCACGCCTGCCAACACGTCGGCTACCGCAACGGTGACGAGTTCCGGTGTACGAACGACGAGTGTTGGGTATCGGAATACCACGCAGACATCAACGCGGCGGTCAACATCGCTGACCGCCATGACCCGTGGGGTGAGAGCCTGCCGCTGAAACCGGCGGGCAATGACATCTCACGGGATGGGAGCGCCTGTGACAGCGCCACGACCCACCGAGAGACGAGCGAGGAATCCTCGCAGATGACCCTCTCGACTTTCCACGGGTCAGAACCCTCTGCCAGCAACAGCGAAACGTAGCTGGTATTCCCATGCCGGGAAGCCGCGCCGTTCACGGCGCGGAGGATGTCACTCGCCGAGACAGGGGCATGTTTCTCGATCGTCGGATCTCTCTCCGACCGTGAAATAGTGACCCGAGTCCTTTATTCGTCGGCAACAAAACCGTATCTGAAACTCATGGCCGAACGCCATTGTCCGGAGTGTGATCTCCAGATGGAGAAGACAGCTGTCACTGCCGAAGGAATCGGAGACCTCTATGTCGACACTGACAGAGATGGCGGCGTACTCGACCGACTCGGTATCGGACATCAAACCCCGCTCCATGCATATCTCTGTCCGGAGTGTGGGATGACCCGGCTGTATGCAGACCTTTCAGCGTAGCTGCTGAAGCCGCCGGTGGTGTTCAGTCCGATACTAGCCCCTCTCAGTATCACTTGGCTGCTCACATGGACCGCTCACAGTTCGTCGACGTCGGCAACCACTCCAGCCATACCGAGGAGCAACAACCCGAACCCAGCAACGCCCGCAGGAACCGAGGCTTGAAGCAGCAGGGAGCCGGTGAATGCACCCATACCCCCGATAATGGCACCTCGCTTCCGTGCCGACCAATCGGGAGTATCACGGGAAAGCGAAACCCATTGCTGTCTGTGAGCCAGTATCATCGACGTGACGCTCACGTAGAGTGGGAGGAGCGAAATCAAAAGCAGGTGATCTGTTGTGGCAAACTCCGCGGCAAGCGCTGTGACTATCGCTCCAACACCTAGTGAACTGACGTATCGGAGGGCAGGGCGCATACACTAAATGACGATTCCTGGAAACAAATATGGTGTGAGTTCCCGTGAGATCAGTATATACATTTCCCACCAACTCTTCGCCTGGTTATGAGGCGCCTGATGGACCCCGTGTAACACACAGTGGGGTATCTCTCTAACTGAGAGACTCCGCTAGTTATTTTTGTAAATCGGTCAGACACCGTAATTGATGCCCTCCACGTTGCGACGTACGTTCCTCGGGACAGTCGTATCCGGTGCGGTCGCCGGTATCGCCGGGTGCTCCTCGTCCTGTCCTGACACCGACACACCGGAGCCGTCACACACCGTCGGGACGGCCGACGGGTCGGCCTTCGAGACACTTCCCGATGGCGCGTGGCCGTCGCCGCGGTTCGACGCGGCGAACACTGGGTACACTCCAGTGGAGTTTCCGTCACCGACGCCGTCAGTCCAGTGGCGGTCGAGTATCCCCGTCAGTTCGGGAGACGAGACTGAGCGGCTGACGAGTGGACCGATCGTCGCCGAGGAGACGGTCATGGTAGCCACCAAAGCAGGGCTGTTCGGCCTGTCGCTCCGTGACGGCACCGAACGATGGCGCCGCGACCTCGTGCCGGCGGCCGTTGAGTCAGCACACGGGTACGGCCAGAACCTAGCGTCCCCGATCGTTACGGACGAGACGGTGATTTGTCCGACGGCCGACGGCGTCGTCGCCCTCGACATCGCGGACGGGGGCAGTCTGTGGCGTGCGGACAACGTGACAGGTGCGGGGACGCCGGCGCGAACCGGTGAGGGGGTAATCTGTCCGACAACCGACGGGCTAACGATGGTAGATACTCGTGACGGCAGTCCACGATGGACGGCCTCAGTCGACGCCAGGGA contains:
- a CDS encoding transposase, whose translation is MATATKTLQATLAPPTAHKERKLQETLSGYREALHDAFDSGCGTKNAVNEVVTPYDLSSYAKDALKNYVPELVDDTDELADDHPVRFTERGFSLDHQPENAIEWYVKLPHHEDYHLWFPVRINPAQADLWHDLLDESAEVGEFCLQRHRTSWELHVTVDYEVQEPDYDSTDDDVTPVGFDIGEAHLLAGCACENGSPSNPLLVNGGRARHLRKEIFTTLTRLQERDAAQWRIDERFDHYQNALTDIIEKASRRAIEYACRFEKPVVVLEDLSYIREDLDYGEWMNRRLHAWAFARLQGRIEDKARAAGIPVEYVWPEYTSQTCHACQHVGYRNGDEFRCTNDECWVSEYHADINAAVNIADRHDPWGESLPLKPAGNDISRDGSACDSATTHRETSEESSQMTLSTFHGSEPSASNSET
- a CDS encoding PQQ-binding-like beta-propeller repeat protein translates to MPSTLRRTFLGTVVSGAVAGIAGCSSSCPDTDTPEPSHTVGTADGSAFETLPDGAWPSPRFDAANTGYTPVEFPSPTPSVQWRSSIPVSSGDETERLTSGPIVAEETVMVATKAGLFGLSLRDGTERWRRDLVPAAVESAHGYGQNLASPIVTDETVICPTADGVVALDIADGGSLWRADNVTGAGTPARTGEGVICPTTDGLTMVDTRDGSPRWTASVDARDPAVADDTILVGGEQTVALDAETGKRQWTVPTGTNEHAVVADGTVYLSTGDGLVGRALSDGSEQWRIDRGRFLTPPVVTPETIYAVESPGEAGDATFAFDRVADGKPTPRWCSQVGSGAVTAAADDGLLTLQSAGLVAFTADYGDATWRYPLRDGLQPPAVLDGGLVTVSTDGVVAALGGD